The following are encoded together in the Pieris napi chromosome 17, ilPieNapi1.2, whole genome shotgun sequence genome:
- the LOC125057969 gene encoding glucose transporter type 1-like isoform X3, with amino-acid sequence MSGGATRPLLYAVCAAVLGMLQFGFNTGVINAPRQFIENFIKENYDVNSGTIFSVIVSIFAVGGMIGCPLASWVADKRGRKFALLINAAFGVVGALLMALSKTSTSLAMLIIGRFFIGINCGFATTASPTYVSEMAPVRLRGAFGTVNQLAVAFGMVGGQVLGIDVILGSDEGWPWLLGLAIIPSAVQFIMLPFAPETPRYLLLSQRDEEQARSVLAKIRGTDEIDDEIKDMNDEDHAMKQEQKFTIGDLLRIESLRTPLIIGIVMHLSQQLGGINAVLYFSTTIFIKTGLSEGDARLASIGVGSMLFIMALVSIPLMDRLGRRTLQLGGLGGMAVFSVLMTIAFFTYENNRTMSIFAVIFTLMYVAFFGVGPSSIPWMILSELFGQGSRSAAVSVGAFVNWLANFIVGLTFIPMSDLLGNYVFVPFTVLLILFYVFTYFKLPETKNRTIEEVTALFKK; translated from the coding sequence ATGTCGGGAGGTGCGACTAGGCCGCTGCTCTACGCCGTCTGTGCGGCTGTACTTGGCATGCTACAATTTGGCTTTAACACCGGTGTCATCAATGCACCACGGCAATTTATAGAGAACTTCATCAAAGAAAATTATGATGTCAACTCTGGAACCATATTCAGTGTCATCGTTAGTATATTCGCCGTCGGAGGTATGATTGGATGCCCATTAGCAAGTTGGGTGGCTGATAAACGTGGCAGGAAGTTTGCTTTACTCATCAATGCTGCGTTCGGTGTAGTAGGAGCGCTCCTAATGGCATTAAGTAAGACGTCCACGTCGCTGGCCATGCTCATTATAGGCAGATTTTTTATTGGTATAAATTGTGGATTTGCTACGACGGCTTCACCGACCTATGTATCAGAAATGGCTCCAGTACGTTTACGTGGGGCTTTTGGAACTGTTAACCAGTTGGCCGTCGCGTTTGGCATGGTTGGAGGACAAGTTCTTGGTATTGATGTTATTCTAGGCAGCGATGAAGGTTGGCCGTGGCTTCTTGGACTGGCTATCATACCCTCGGCCGTTCAGTTTATTATGTTACCGTTTGCACCAGAAACCCCGCGATATCTATTGCTATCTCAGCGAGATGAGGAACAAGCAAGGAGTGTTCTTGCCAAGATAAGAGGAACCGATGAAATTGATGATGAAATAAAAGATATGAATGACGAAGATCACGCAATGAAACAGGAGCAAAAGTTTACAATTGGTGATTTGTTGCGTATTGAGTCTTTGAGGACGCCTTTGATCATTGGTATTGTGATGCACTTATCGCAACAGTTGGGTGGAATCAATGCAGTTTTGTATTTCTCTACAACGATATTTATCAAAACTGGCTTGTCTGAAGGAGATGCCCGTTTGGCATCTATTGGGGTTGGTAGCATGTTGTTTATCATGGCTTTGGTTTCAATACCCCTAATGGATCGTCTTGGAAGGAGAACTTTGCAGTTGGGTGGTCTGGGCGGTATGGCAGTCTTCTCTGTGCTTATGACTATAGCATTCTTTACATACGAAAACAACAGAACAATGAGTATTTTTGCTGTTATATTTACCCTAATGTACGTCGCGTTCTTTGGTGTTGGTCCTAGTTCCATTCCTTGGATGATACTGTCAGAATTGTTTGGTCAGGGTAGTCGTAGTGCTGCGGTTAGTGTAGGGGCTTTTGTTAATTGGTTAGCGAACTTCATAGTCGGTTTGACTTTCATTCCCATGTCTGACCTATTAGGCAACTATGTATTTGTACCGTTTACTGTGCTGTTGATATTGTTCTATGTGTTTACATACTTCAAATTACCTGAGACGAAGAACCGAACAATAGAGGAAGTGACAGCGTTGTTCAAGAAATAG
- the LOC125057969 gene encoding glucose transporter type 1-like isoform X1 — MQNDNRDNSLSLLQNQDLSPAKMSGGATRPLLYAVCAAVLGMLQFGFNTGVINAPRQFIENFIKENYDVNSGTIFSVIVSIFAVGGMIGCPLASWVADKRGRKFALLINAAFGVVGALLMALSKTSTSLAMLIIGRFFIGINCGFATTASPTYVSEMAPVRLRGAFGTVNQLAVAFGMVGGQVLGIDVILGSDEGWPWLLGLAIIPSAVQFIMLPFAPETPRYLLLSQRDEEQARSVLAKIRGTDEIDDEIKDMNDEDHAMKQEQKFTIGDLLRIESLRTPLIIGIVMHLSQQLGGINAVLYFSTTIFIKTGLSEGDARLASIGVGSMLFIMALVSIPLMDRLGRRTLQLGGLGGMAVFSVLMTIAFFTYENNRTMSIFAVIFTLMYVAFFGVGPSSIPWMILSELFGQGSRSAAVSVGAFVNWLANFIVGLTFIPMSDLLGNYVFVPFTVLLILFYVFTYFKLPETKNRTIEEVTALFKK; from the coding sequence ACTTATCTCCTGCCAAAATGTCGGGAGGTGCGACTAGGCCGCTGCTCTACGCCGTCTGTGCGGCTGTACTTGGCATGCTACAATTTGGCTTTAACACCGGTGTCATCAATGCACCACGGCAATTTATAGAGAACTTCATCAAAGAAAATTATGATGTCAACTCTGGAACCATATTCAGTGTCATCGTTAGTATATTCGCCGTCGGAGGTATGATTGGATGCCCATTAGCAAGTTGGGTGGCTGATAAACGTGGCAGGAAGTTTGCTTTACTCATCAATGCTGCGTTCGGTGTAGTAGGAGCGCTCCTAATGGCATTAAGTAAGACGTCCACGTCGCTGGCCATGCTCATTATAGGCAGATTTTTTATTGGTATAAATTGTGGATTTGCTACGACGGCTTCACCGACCTATGTATCAGAAATGGCTCCAGTACGTTTACGTGGGGCTTTTGGAACTGTTAACCAGTTGGCCGTCGCGTTTGGCATGGTTGGAGGACAAGTTCTTGGTATTGATGTTATTCTAGGCAGCGATGAAGGTTGGCCGTGGCTTCTTGGACTGGCTATCATACCCTCGGCCGTTCAGTTTATTATGTTACCGTTTGCACCAGAAACCCCGCGATATCTATTGCTATCTCAGCGAGATGAGGAACAAGCAAGGAGTGTTCTTGCCAAGATAAGAGGAACCGATGAAATTGATGATGAAATAAAAGATATGAATGACGAAGATCACGCAATGAAACAGGAGCAAAAGTTTACAATTGGTGATTTGTTGCGTATTGAGTCTTTGAGGACGCCTTTGATCATTGGTATTGTGATGCACTTATCGCAACAGTTGGGTGGAATCAATGCAGTTTTGTATTTCTCTACAACGATATTTATCAAAACTGGCTTGTCTGAAGGAGATGCCCGTTTGGCATCTATTGGGGTTGGTAGCATGTTGTTTATCATGGCTTTGGTTTCAATACCCCTAATGGATCGTCTTGGAAGGAGAACTTTGCAGTTGGGTGGTCTGGGCGGTATGGCAGTCTTCTCTGTGCTTATGACTATAGCATTCTTTACATACGAAAACAACAGAACAATGAGTATTTTTGCTGTTATATTTACCCTAATGTACGTCGCGTTCTTTGGTGTTGGTCCTAGTTCCATTCCTTGGATGATACTGTCAGAATTGTTTGGTCAGGGTAGTCGTAGTGCTGCGGTTAGTGTAGGGGCTTTTGTTAATTGGTTAGCGAACTTCATAGTCGGTTTGACTTTCATTCCCATGTCTGACCTATTAGGCAACTATGTATTTGTACCGTTTACTGTGCTGTTGATATTGTTCTATGTGTTTACATACTTCAAATTACCTGAGACGAAGAACCGAACAATAGAGGAAGTGACAGCGTTGTTCAAGAAATAG
- the LOC125057969 gene encoding glucose transporter type 1-like isoform X2: MDHIIDLSPAKMSGGATRPLLYAVCAAVLGMLQFGFNTGVINAPRQFIENFIKENYDVNSGTIFSVIVSIFAVGGMIGCPLASWVADKRGRKFALLINAAFGVVGALLMALSKTSTSLAMLIIGRFFIGINCGFATTASPTYVSEMAPVRLRGAFGTVNQLAVAFGMVGGQVLGIDVILGSDEGWPWLLGLAIIPSAVQFIMLPFAPETPRYLLLSQRDEEQARSVLAKIRGTDEIDDEIKDMNDEDHAMKQEQKFTIGDLLRIESLRTPLIIGIVMHLSQQLGGINAVLYFSTTIFIKTGLSEGDARLASIGVGSMLFIMALVSIPLMDRLGRRTLQLGGLGGMAVFSVLMTIAFFTYENNRTMSIFAVIFTLMYVAFFGVGPSSIPWMILSELFGQGSRSAAVSVGAFVNWLANFIVGLTFIPMSDLLGNYVFVPFTVLLILFYVFTYFKLPETKNRTIEEVTALFKK, encoded by the coding sequence ACTTATCTCCTGCCAAAATGTCGGGAGGTGCGACTAGGCCGCTGCTCTACGCCGTCTGTGCGGCTGTACTTGGCATGCTACAATTTGGCTTTAACACCGGTGTCATCAATGCACCACGGCAATTTATAGAGAACTTCATCAAAGAAAATTATGATGTCAACTCTGGAACCATATTCAGTGTCATCGTTAGTATATTCGCCGTCGGAGGTATGATTGGATGCCCATTAGCAAGTTGGGTGGCTGATAAACGTGGCAGGAAGTTTGCTTTACTCATCAATGCTGCGTTCGGTGTAGTAGGAGCGCTCCTAATGGCATTAAGTAAGACGTCCACGTCGCTGGCCATGCTCATTATAGGCAGATTTTTTATTGGTATAAATTGTGGATTTGCTACGACGGCTTCACCGACCTATGTATCAGAAATGGCTCCAGTACGTTTACGTGGGGCTTTTGGAACTGTTAACCAGTTGGCCGTCGCGTTTGGCATGGTTGGAGGACAAGTTCTTGGTATTGATGTTATTCTAGGCAGCGATGAAGGTTGGCCGTGGCTTCTTGGACTGGCTATCATACCCTCGGCCGTTCAGTTTATTATGTTACCGTTTGCACCAGAAACCCCGCGATATCTATTGCTATCTCAGCGAGATGAGGAACAAGCAAGGAGTGTTCTTGCCAAGATAAGAGGAACCGATGAAATTGATGATGAAATAAAAGATATGAATGACGAAGATCACGCAATGAAACAGGAGCAAAAGTTTACAATTGGTGATTTGTTGCGTATTGAGTCTTTGAGGACGCCTTTGATCATTGGTATTGTGATGCACTTATCGCAACAGTTGGGTGGAATCAATGCAGTTTTGTATTTCTCTACAACGATATTTATCAAAACTGGCTTGTCTGAAGGAGATGCCCGTTTGGCATCTATTGGGGTTGGTAGCATGTTGTTTATCATGGCTTTGGTTTCAATACCCCTAATGGATCGTCTTGGAAGGAGAACTTTGCAGTTGGGTGGTCTGGGCGGTATGGCAGTCTTCTCTGTGCTTATGACTATAGCATTCTTTACATACGAAAACAACAGAACAATGAGTATTTTTGCTGTTATATTTACCCTAATGTACGTCGCGTTCTTTGGTGTTGGTCCTAGTTCCATTCCTTGGATGATACTGTCAGAATTGTTTGGTCAGGGTAGTCGTAGTGCTGCGGTTAGTGTAGGGGCTTTTGTTAATTGGTTAGCGAACTTCATAGTCGGTTTGACTTTCATTCCCATGTCTGACCTATTAGGCAACTATGTATTTGTACCGTTTACTGTGCTGTTGATATTGTTCTATGTGTTTACATACTTCAAATTACCTGAGACGAAGAACCGAACAATAGAGGAAGTGACAGCGTTGTTCAAGAAATAG